The Aulosira sp. FACHB-615 genome includes a window with the following:
- the kdpA gene encoding potassium-transporting ATPase subunit KdpA encodes MLQGWIQIGLTLLIVVAITPFFGRYMARVYQERSTFLDPILNPIERILYSLVGVQTKAEMTGWQYARAILYSNIVMGLLIFFILMNQGWLPFNPTKIPAPTWDTALHTTISFITNTNQQHYSGETYLSYASQMWGLGYHMFTSAATGLAVGIAFIRGLTGRPLGNFYVDLIRSITRILLPICIVGGIALMAAGVPETLAGPVVFPTLEDSSVSQAIALGPVAHFEIIKQLGENGGGFFAINSAHPLENPNGFSNLIQIVAMLSIPTSLIYTYGLFANNTKQAWLVYGMVGVIYIVFIIITAIGEYNGNPAVNALLGSTQPNLEGKEVRFGWAQSALFAVSTTGTMCGAVNSLHDSFMPNGGFVTLSNMFLQIIWGGQGTGTAYLFAYLILAVFVTGLMVGRTPEFLGRKIEKREVVLASFLILLVHPISIMIPAGIALAFPDQLAGISNPGFHGFAQVLYEYASAAANNGSGFEGLGDSQPSPIAIAAGAKTTATALWWNLSTCFSLLAGRYIPIIGLLLLADSMSRKPQVPFTVGTLRTDTGLFTGVTAGVILILGALTFFPVLAFGPIGEAFWIAKGIG; translated from the coding sequence ATGCTCCAAGGATGGATTCAAATTGGACTAACGCTACTGATTGTAGTAGCCATAACTCCATTTTTTGGGCGATATATGGCGCGTGTTTATCAAGAGCGCAGCACATTTCTCGACCCAATTTTAAACCCAATTGAACGCATACTTTACTCTTTAGTTGGCGTTCAGACTAAAGCAGAGATGACAGGCTGGCAATATGCCAGAGCCATTCTCTACAGCAATATCGTTATGGGTTTGCTGATATTCTTCATTCTCATGAATCAAGGATGGCTACCCTTTAACCCAACAAAAATCCCTGCACCAACTTGGGATACAGCCCTACACACAACAATTTCCTTTATTACTAACACCAACCAACAGCATTATTCTGGTGAAACATATTTGAGTTACGCCAGTCAAATGTGGGGGCTTGGTTATCACATGTTTACCTCAGCCGCCACGGGTTTAGCAGTGGGAATTGCCTTTATTCGTGGGTTAACAGGTAGACCATTAGGTAACTTTTATGTAGATTTAATTCGCTCAATTACGCGAATTTTATTACCTATTTGTATTGTTGGTGGAATTGCATTGATGGCGGCTGGTGTTCCCGAAACCTTAGCAGGGCCAGTTGTATTCCCCACCTTAGAAGATTCTAGTGTAAGTCAGGCGATCGCTCTCGGCCCCGTTGCCCATTTTGAAATCATCAAACAACTCGGAGAAAACGGCGGCGGCTTTTTTGCCATTAACTCAGCCCATCCCTTAGAAAATCCCAACGGATTTTCTAACTTAATTCAAATTGTGGCGATGTTATCAATTCCCACATCCTTGATTTATACCTACGGCTTATTTGCCAACAACACTAAACAAGCCTGGTTAGTTTACGGGATGGTGGGCGTAATTTACATCGTATTTATTATCATCACCGCCATTGGTGAATATAACGGCAACCCCGCAGTCAACGCACTCTTAGGTAGTACCCAACCCAACTTAGAAGGTAAAGAAGTCCGCTTCGGCTGGGCGCAGTCAGCCTTATTTGCCGTCAGTACCACCGGAACCATGTGCGGTGCAGTCAACAGTTTACATGACTCCTTTATGCCCAACGGTGGTTTTGTCACCCTCTCCAATATGTTTTTACAAATAATTTGGGGTGGACAAGGTACAGGTACAGCTTATTTATTTGCCTACCTAATTTTGGCAGTATTCGTCACAGGCTTAATGGTAGGACGCACACCAGAATTTCTCGGACGCAAAATCGAAAAGCGCGAGGTAGTACTAGCGAGTTTCTTGATTCTCCTAGTTCACCCCATCTCCATTATGATTCCTGCTGGTATTGCTTTAGCCTTCCCCGACCAACTAGCAGGAATCAGCAACCCTGGCTTTCATGGCTTTGCCCAAGTCCTTTATGAATATGCTTCGGCTGCGGCTAACAATGGTTCAGGCTTTGAAGGCTTAGGCGACTCCCAACCATCACCCATCGCCATTGCAGCAGGCGCAAAAACCACAGCAACCGCCCTCTGGTGGAACCTCAGCACTTGCTTCAGCCTCCTCGCCGGACGCTATATTCCCATCATCGGCTTACTCTTACTCGCCGATAGTATGTCTCGCAAACCCCAAGTCCCTTTCACCGTTGGCACATTACGCACCGACACCGGACTATTTA